A region of the Acanthopagrus latus isolate v.2019 chromosome 18, fAcaLat1.1, whole genome shotgun sequence genome:
TCTTGACTGGGAAATTAAAACGCACATCTCCCTGGTTGTTTTTGTAAGCGACTCCATGGATTTTTTGCTAAATTGATAATTGCAAATGTGCTTGTAATACATATACAGAATGAGGTGAGAAAAGTTTCCTGATCCTGTTtcctcatttctgtttttaggaTGCTGTTATGCTTCACAGCTTCACCCTgcggcagcagctgcagactaCTCGCCAAGAACTGTCCCACGCCCTCTATCAACATGATGCCGCCTGCAGAGTCATCGCTCGACTCACCAAAGAGGTCACTGCTGCTAGAGAAGGTGAGTGGGAAGCGAGTATTCGTGTCCTCTACTGCAGGGCTTCATTCCAGTTGTAAAGCACATCAACTCTCCAGAATCTGCCCCATACCAACATGAGAACTGGATAATATTTTCAGACAGTGTGTTCCATAAAagatctttttttctctgcacagCTCTTGCCACCCTCAAGCCCCAGGCTGGATTGGTTGCCCCTCAGGCTGTCCCAGCCTctcagccagctgcagcagtaaGTGACTGACTCTTAATCCAAGTGGATAACATACTGATTATAAATGATCATTGTAAGATTTTACAATACTTCCTCTTGACCATCTCTTATCTGTATTTCAGGGTGCTGGTGGAGAGCCTATGGAGATTAGTGAACAGGTGGGAATGACCCCAGAGATCATCCAGAAGGtatgggtttttctttttttgtcctcccACTGCATAAATCATTGTTCACATAAACTTTCCATTTATTTATCAGGTCTAAGATGTGTTTCAGtatgtctgttttctgtttgcagctTCAAGACAAAGCTACCATCCtcacaacagaaagaaagaaggtaTTATACTACTCTTTTACTTGCTACATTGTTTATATCTGTTGTGATACTGTGTTATATAATGTCACACTCCTTGAACTGTTAAACTTTGTTCcctcagagaggaaaaactgtGCCAGAGGAGCTGGTTAGAGCTGAAGATCTCAGCAAATACCGCCAAGTTGCCTCACATGCTGTAAGTTAAGATTCATATATGTTTGAgtatataatttattttaatcagaagactGAAAAAGTTTTCTAATGGATTTTATATGTGCATAGTGCCAACATGAGCTCTCTTTGTTGCCTTCAGGGTCTTCACAGTGCCAGTGTCCCTGGTATTCTGGCTCTGGATCTGTGTCCCTCAGACACCAACAAAGTCCTCACTGGTATAATAATCTAATCCATTCCTCTGCTGCATCTTGCCATTTTAAGggtttttgtgatttgtttacATGCAACAAGTAATTTTGAAGACTTAATCTGATATCAATCCTCTTGTGTTCGTCAGGTGGAGCTGATAAGAACGTGGTGGTGTTTGACAAGAACGAGGAGCAGATTGTGGCAACACTGAAGGGTCACACCAAGAAGGTCACCTCTGTCATTTACCATCCATCGCAGGTAACATTTGCCTTGATTCAAACATCAACCACACCAGTCGTTCTTCAGTAAACCAATTCTTTGTCTGCAGGCATGTTCAGTATGATCTGTTATTTTTACGTATCGTTGTTCTTCCTAACCCTCACatcctttctgtctttccccCTCTAGTCTGTGGTCTTCTCTGCATCTCCAGACAACACCATCCGCGTGTGGTCCGTCACCGGGGGCAACTGTGTCCAGGTGGTACGTGCTCACGATGCAGGCGTCACTGGACTCTCCCTGCACGCTACTGGGGACTACCTGCTCAGCTCCTCAGAGGATCAGGTGTGTGAGCAATTTAacgaaaaacacaaacagacctcATGCTGTATTTAACACTTAAACACAGGCGATGTCTTCAGTGATTAACTGTGTGACTCCACTGACTTTCTCGTATTTTATTTCTCCTGTGTTGTGCAGTACTGGGCCTTCTCTGATATCCAGACTGGTAGAGTCCTTACCAAAGTCACTGATGAAAGTGCTGGCTGCGGTAAGTTCCTCTGTGTTCACTTCTAGGCAGTCTGAGTGAATTACTTTATGCTCCAGGTGCTAATGTTTCTGTCCCCTCCCCTTCAGCTCTCACCTGTGCTCAGTTCCATCctgatggtctcatttttgGCACCGGAACTGCCGATTCCCAAATCAAGATCTGGGATCTGAAGGAGCGTACCAATGTGGCCAATTTCCCAGGCCACTCTGGCCCCGTCACCTCCATTGCTTTCTCTGAGAACGGATACTATCTGGCCACAGGTTAGTACTACTGATGGCATTTTAGATTGTTCTGGTTAAACTTTGATGTGCAGATTGCAGTGCTGCAGAAATACTGGGGGAAAACTACGCACACATCACATTACTAGGCCTTCTCTGATTTACTGACCTATCCTCAGTGCGTCGTCAGCCCTTGATTTTGCACTATAAAGATCTGGAACTATGTACTGAATGTTTAAAACGCCCTAACGTCCTTTTCTGGTGCTGTGCTCCAGGTGCCCAGGATAGCTCGCTGAAACTGTGGGATCTGAGGAAACTGAAGAACTTCAAGACCATCACTCTGGACAACAACTACgaggtaaaaaaagaaagatgatggGTATTTCTCCTATAAAATGAATGGATTGAAGATTTTGGAATTAATTTTGTCGTTCAGAGTTGGATGAAAAGATCGATTCTGTACTCATGATTATACACTGAAAATGAAGCTTGAGCAGAAATGCCAGAAACTATTTTTTGGCTCAGTGCAATGACATCTAGAAAGTTTCTGGGCTTAGAGAGAAATAGTAACTGCATGTAAAACATCAACTTGgtacttgtttgtgtttcaataTAGATTAAACACACCACATACATGTGGTATCGACAACGCCACACAATACAGCGTATTCCTCAGCCAAGGCCCAACAGGGCCTTTTACGTCAATCAAGCctatatttttaaatatgctCCAGATTTTTATGAGGACatttagcttcatatttaccataAGGACATGTAAATTGTATGAATATTGCATCCAGCTCAGTCAATTTCATGAGATCTCAGACCAAGATGATTTAAAGTAAGCGTGATCAGTGGTAGTCATAGGAAGTAAATGCTTGATCCACATAGCTTGTCTGTGGATTAACTGCAGCACAGAACATGTAAAGAATAATTTTGTCCATTTTACCACTGCATTGGATCGTTTCTCTTTTCtgggctgctgctctgttctgaAGCTCGCACCTTTTTGAGATTCTGAAACTCATACTTTGCTTTTCTGTTACAGGTGAAGTCCCTCGTGTTTGACCAGAGTGGTACCTACCTGGCTGTAGGAGGGTCCGACATCCGTGTCTACATCTGCAAGCAGTGGTCTGAGGTCCTCAACTTCACAGGTGGGTGGAAAAAATGCTTTGTCTCTAGTTTCCATATCACATGTAGCATAGTGTTTGCTTTGTGGAAGTAGCCGATTTCTGACatgtctttttcctctccaactGTAGACCATTCAGGACTGGTGACTGGAGTGGCCTTTGGAGAAAATGCCCAGTTCCTGACATCTGCAGGAATGGACAGAAGTCTCAAGTTTTACAGTTTGTAGAAAAGATTGATTCAGGATGATGGGAGGAAAACGACTAAGAGGAGgatatgtttgtttctgtctaaGCTGTCACAATCCGGGATACTGACTCGGCATAGACCTGTAATTTTTAGTaaagaagacaacaaaaaatcactGCTAACTTTACTTCTTTAGTGTTTGTCCATAAATGAGATCCCATAGAATGACCACGTTTAGGGCGACATGTTTGTGAGACTGAAGTGTAAATGATGTGAAAGATACAGAAGCCAGTGTAATATTCCTGTCTGATTTGCAAGAAAATATGATTTTGCTgtagtatttgtttttttgtgtgtgtgtggggatcTAAAGATGCTTATAATACAATTCCAGTGTTATATTACACTGTTGGGACTAATTGGTGTGACCGCAATCTGCTTTGATCCATAATGTAGACCAGCTTCATTACAGTATCTTTAGGGTGACATGAAAATACTTTGTAGTGACGTACAATacagcaaagaagaaaatgaacaggTGTATGAGATTCATGATcctctgtgaaaaaatgtaGTCTTGTTTAACCTCCCTTTTACTTTCATTAccaatttcatttgttttcatttaaacattgGTCTTTTTTCAATTGTATATGTCTCATTACTTGCTATTTTACCTGTTGCAACTCTTGTccttttacagtaaaataaaatatcttttGTATTGCCATTCATCTGTTTGTCAAATCAAGGGCACCATTGTGTCCACTACAGGAATTAAAATCATATCCGTTTCATATCAGTGCTTTGTTGTGTAGTCGCCCGTAGATGCCTTGTGATTTCAATGACATGACACTCCAGTAAGTGTTTTGcttcctgtttatttatttttcaacttgCTTGATAGTTTCATTGTGCAAAATGATGAACGGCAGTTGTCAGATTCATCTGGTGAGGTTGGTTGATGATGTTCCATTAAGACATTAACACAATTGTGAATCACATGCACCGAGAAATGAGTTTACACAACAGTAGAAGGCATGTGTCCAGTCGTGaaactttttaaatgatgaatatttgcattttcatagaatttgatttttttgttgagaGACACAGAGTAGAGTTAGAATCTTCATTTATCCT
Encoded here:
- the prpf19 gene encoding pre-mRNA-processing factor 19, producing MSLFCAISNEVPEHPCVSPVSNQVFERRLIEKYIAENGTDPMNGQPLSEEQLVDIKVSHPIRPKAPSATSIPAILKSLQDEWDAVMLHSFTLRQQLQTTRQELSHALYQHDAACRVIARLTKEVTAAREALATLKPQAGLVAPQAVPASQPAAAGAGGEPMEISEQVGMTPEIIQKLQDKATILTTERKKRGKTVPEELVRAEDLSKYRQVASHAGLHSASVPGILALDLCPSDTNKVLTGGADKNVVVFDKNEEQIVATLKGHTKKVTSVIYHPSQSVVFSASPDNTIRVWSVTGGNCVQVVRAHDAGVTGLSLHATGDYLLSSSEDQYWAFSDIQTGRVLTKVTDESAGCALTCAQFHPDGLIFGTGTADSQIKIWDLKERTNVANFPGHSGPVTSIAFSENGYYLATGAQDSSLKLWDLRKLKNFKTITLDNNYEVKSLVFDQSGTYLAVGGSDIRVYICKQWSEVLNFTDHSGLVTGVAFGENAQFLTSAGMDRSLKFYSL